From Halostagnicola kamekurae:
TCACCGCCCGCTTCGTAGTGCCACCGGTACTTACTCTCTGCGCCATTTTCGGCGAGACTGAGGCACCCGACCAGCATAGAACCTCCAGTTATACCCGCCATTCCAAGTATTGTTCGACGATTCATAATTGGCTTTACTTGACAAATTCATAAATGTTTTGTGTGGCCCGTATTGAACTCATCCGGCTTCAAGAGCTTTGGTGAATCACCATAATGCAGTAGGTTGAGTGATTGTAGAGAGCCTATAGTAGAGCTCAATCGCTCTGCTATCATGGATGCCTTCGAAATCTTGGCTAAATTGTCTCAAAGTAGCGCCTCAAATCATCGAATTTTATCTTTGGAAGTCGATGCCATCTAGTGAATCACCTGAGACTTAGTTTTGAGTTTGTGGGTGTTCGGAATAGGGGACACACGTATCGGTTAGTAGAGGGAGATTCACTCAGCAAATCGAGTACGTAGATGAGGCGGTACCGTCCTCCTGAATCATTACATATGCGCCTCCGTAACATTGGTTCGTCTTGATGGTTACCTGTCCGGTTTCATTCCGTGCGGCCCAGCGGATTTCAAAGGTCTCAATGCCATTAGGGGACGCTCTGTCGGTGTTGTAGACTTCTCGCTCTTTGCCAGGGTCAAGTACATGACTTTGATTGTGAACGATTTCGCCCGTGGCGTTTCGTACAACAGTAATGTCGAAGGTTGCGCCCTCACTGCCATGGTTTTCGAGATCCACTGGATGATCTGAGTCCGGTTGTTCCGAAACGGGAGTCCCCATACAGCCAGTCACGAGTAGTATAACTGCGAAAGCACAGAACCCCTTCAGTAAGCGGTCACGCATTACTCAAGCATACAGTAATCAGTATGAATACTTTCTGCCGAATAAGCACATGTAGTTGCCGTTCAGTATAGGTGGTCTATCTATCGATGAGTTGTAGGATGACAAAAATAACGAGAGTGAGCGGAAGAATATACATAAGAAGAATAGCAATGAACCCGATGGCCATATTAACTGCGCCACCGCCACCAGAGGCTGTCTGTATGTAGATGAGGACAACAAACCAGAGAGTTGCTACCTGAATGATCCGAGTATCGTCCATAGCGTATCATTAGTCGTGGCGTTTCTATCTAATCATTTTCGATAAGTATGCAGGTATAGTGAACAGATAGTTCAGTCCGGATGGCGCGAAAAGAACCCTACGTGGATCGTTCTATGACACCTCTACCAGACTCAGTTATCGTCACCGACGAACCGCCGCGCACGGGTCCAGATCGAGTTGCCTTCCTCAGTACTCGTCTCACCCACTTCGGGATCTGAAGCCTGATCACGACGCTCGAGTTCCTCCTGATAATCACTGAGCGTCTCTCGAAGCGCTTCGTTGGTCGTCTCGAGTTCGGCGATACGCTCGTCTTTCTCCTCGAGTGCTGCCTCGAGGTTGTCGACGCGATCGGACAACAGACGGTTTTTCTCGACCATATACGCATGATTCTGCGCTGGCTCGTTACGATTATTGGTGGTTGACGACTCGCTCTCTCTGGAACTCGCTTCACTCGAGTCCTCTCGAGTGTCAGGATCGTAGAATTCGGAGGTGTTCGCTATTGCTCGTTCGATGGTCTTCTCGCCGTACGTCGAGCCATCCCCGTAGTGGACGTCGTCCCATTTCTCCCGGAGAAGCCCTGATTGCCGAAAGAGCCGATCTACTCGAGCGTGGTCGCCACCGGTCCAGAACGCCAGCAAACAGCACAGCGCCATATCGGCTTCCGACTGGCTCTCGTACCCTACCGTGTTTCCGTTCCAGAGTCGCTCAAACTTTGATCCGTTCGATGCATTTCGGGCTTTCTTGAGCAACTCCTCGTCCTCGAGGTCAACGTCGATATCGACTCCCTCGCCCGTCGACACCTGCTCGTTAGTCGTGCCACGATTCTCGGGTTCGGATTTCGCGCCAGTATCGGTGTCCTGGACATACTCCCAGTGAATCGCCTCGAGTGCGT
This genomic window contains:
- a CDS encoding phage NrS-1 polymerase family protein, which encodes MIGNQTNTIDTSSIPEMVEEYDQWVCWREESRDGKPTKIPVTPGSGEFASSTDPPTWASIETALEYADSREADGIGFVFTDDDPIVGVDLDDCRDPETGDVDDVAQDIIERLDSYTEISPSGTGFHVLIEGELPDGRNRRGSIELYDTARFFTVTGDSLEETPGRVARRQDALEAIHWEYVQDTDTGAKSEPENRGTTNEQVSTGEGVDIDVDLEDEELLKKARNASNGSKFERLWNGNTVGYESQSEADMALCCLLAFWTGGDHARVDRLFRQSGLLREKWDDVHYGDGSTYGEKTIERAIANTSEFYDPDTREDSSEASSRESESSTTNNRNEPAQNHAYMVEKNRLLSDRVDNLEAALEEKDERIAELETTNEALRETLSDYQEELERRDQASDPEVGETSTEEGNSIWTRARRFVGDDN